A single genomic interval of Christensenellaceae bacterium 44-20 harbors:
- a CDS encoding branched-chain amino acid ABC transporter permease yields MKKMLNKKNIFTAIFALAVYGVLFALVQAGALSRHFQSLLVPVGVNIILAVSLNLTVGFLGELTLGHAGFMSVGAYAGCLFTLSSTLPMAIKFPLGMLVGGLVAALFGVIIGIPALRLKGDYLAIVTLAFGEIIRSVVTNLSFTGGAGGLKKIEKASTFTIVFIVAAITVVIISNLVKSRHGRAICAIRDNVIAAESAGINVVYYKLLAFTVAAFFAGVAGVLYGHNLGILKPDTFDFNKSIEILVIVVLGGMGSIRGSILSAIIVTVLPEVLRGMEDYRMLAYAIVLIVIMLLNASPRFAVLKNKLIRKSGKKAKKGEVA; encoded by the coding sequence ATGAAAAAAATGCTGAATAAAAAGAACATTTTCACAGCCATCTTTGCGCTGGCCGTCTATGGCGTGCTCTTCGCGCTGGTGCAGGCCGGGGCACTCTCCCGGCACTTCCAGAGCCTGCTGGTGCCGGTGGGGGTCAATATCATCCTGGCCGTCTCGCTCAACCTGACAGTGGGCTTTTTGGGCGAGCTGACGCTGGGGCACGCAGGCTTCATGTCTGTGGGCGCGTATGCGGGCTGCCTGTTTACGCTAAGCAGCACGCTGCCCATGGCAATTAAATTTCCGCTGGGCATGCTGGTGGGCGGCCTGGTGGCGGCGCTGTTCGGCGTCATCATCGGCATTCCGGCCCTGCGCCTGAAGGGAGACTATCTTGCCATCGTCACGCTGGCCTTTGGCGAGATCATCCGCTCGGTCGTTACCAACCTCTCCTTTACGGGCGGCGCCGGCGGGTTAAAGAAAATCGAAAAGGCTTCGACGTTTACCATCGTGTTCATCGTCGCGGCCATCACGGTCGTCATCATCTCCAACCTGGTCAAATCCCGGCATGGCCGGGCCATCTGTGCCATCCGGGACAACGTCATCGCGGCGGAATCCGCGGGCATCAACGTCGTCTACTATAAGCTGCTGGCCTTCACGGTCGCCGCGTTCTTTGCGGGGGTGGCCGGTGTGCTCTATGGGCACAACCTGGGCATTTTAAAGCCGGATACCTTCGATTTCAACAAATCCATCGAGATTCTGGTCATCGTGGTGCTGGGCGGCATGGGCTCCATCCGCGGCTCCATCCTCTCGGCCATCATCGTAACCGTGCTGCCCGAGGTGCTCCGGGGCATGGAGGACTACCGCATGCTGGCCTATGCCATCGTGCTCATCGTCATCATGCTGCTCAATGCGTCGCCCAGGTTCGCGGTGCTCAAGAATAAGCTGATCCGCAAAAGCGGCAAAAAGGCCAAAAAAGGGGAGGTGGCGTAA